A window of Vidua macroura isolate BioBank_ID:100142 chromosome 22, ASM2450914v1, whole genome shotgun sequence contains these coding sequences:
- the JAM3 gene encoding junctional adhesion molecule C — translation MALRRPELLRLLLLPLLGCRLLAVELTSSNTKPVVQEFQSVELSCIIKSTVTPDPRIEWKKIRDGETSYVFFGNKMQGDFATRAEILSRTSLVIKNTTRMDTATYRCEVAAPSDTKTIDEINIQLTVQVKPMTPRCSVPKAVPVGKSASLHCHENEGFPKSTYSWYRNSEPLSPDSKSSTKSHNSSYTLNPATGTLVFHAVHKGDTGRYYCIATNEAGFAKCEEQEMEVYDLNIGGIIGGVLVVLAVLVLITLGICCAYRRGYFANGKESGESYKTPAKPDGVNYIRTDDEGDFRHKSSFVI, via the exons ATGGCGCTGCGGCGGCCGGAGCTGCTCcggctcctgctcctgcccctgctcg gcTGCAGACTCTTGGCTGTGGAGCTGACATCCAGCAACACCAAGCCCGTGGTGCAGGAATTCCAAA GTGTTGAGCTGTCCTGCATCATTAAATCCACGGTGACGCCAGATCCCAGAATCGAGTGGAAGAAAATTCGAGATGGAGAAACCTCTTACGTGTTTTTTGGCAACAAAATGCAGG GAGACTTTGCGACTCGGGCAGAGATTCTGAGCAGGACGTCCCTGGTGATTAAGAACACCACGAGGATGGACACGGCCACGTACCGCTGCGAGGTGGCCGCGCCCTCCGACACCAAAACCATCGACGAGATAAACATCCAGCTGACAGTCCAAG TGAAACCCATGACTCCCAGATGCTCTGTGCCTAAAGCTGTCCCTGTTGGCAAGTCAGCCTCTCTTCACTGCCACGAGAATGAAGGTTTCCCCAAATCCACCTACAGCTGGTACCGCAACAGCGAGCCTCTGTCACCCGACAGCAAATCCAGCACCAAGTCCCACAACTCCTCCTACACCCTGAACCCCGCCACAGGCACTCTG gtTTTCCATGCAGTGCACAAAGGTGACACAGGTCGTTATTACTGCATAGCAACAAACGAGGCTGGCTTTGCCAAGtgtgaggagcaggagatggAAGTCT ATGACCTCAATATTGGTGGGATAATCGGGGGAGTCCTGGTGGTCCTTGCAGTCCTGGTGCTCATCACTCTTGGGATCTGCTGTGCCTACAGAAGGGGATACTTTGCAAATGGCAAAGAGAGTGGGGAAAG ctACAAGACTCCAGCAAAGCCTGATGGCGTTAACTATATCCGGACAGATGATGAG GGTGACTTCAGACACAAGTCTTCATTTGTCATCTAA